The nucleotide sequence GAAACCGGTCATCGATCGTTGTTATCCTTTGGAGCAAGCCGCCGAGGCGCATCGGTATGTCGATCAGGGCCACAAAAAAGGAAATGTAGTCTTAACATTAAAATGAATTAATTGGTGAAGGGGGATTACCTATGCGCAAGAGAGGTACATCAGACAATGCCATGGCGTATGGACTGACAATAGGAGTTGCATTAGGAACGGCTTTTGGTTTCATGTTTAATAACTTTGCTCTTGGTGTGGCAATCGGTATTGCACTTGGGGCCGGAATCGGTGCATCAGTTGTACGGATAGAAGTGGGCGGCATGATGTAATAAATTCTTTTTCGATGTAAATCGAGGAGGAGCGACCGCGATACAGCGGTACTCGGATTGTCCATATCGAATTTAAAATAGGCATCTCATGAGTTCAATTCGAACTTTGTGAGATGCCTATTTATTATGCGTTGCAAGCGCGAACTTAAAGTTTTCTTTACATTTCACAAATGGGCGAATCAACCATGCTAAGATAGAATCTCTATGGTATTTAGTATCACTTTTTCGTCAGGTGCTACGAATGCAACAGCATTCACTTTTAAGGATCCCTATTTTGAAACAGCGGTGCAGAATGGTGTCGCAAGTAGTCGCAACTGGTTCAGTCTTGCTTTAGTTGTGAACGCCTAATCGTAATGGAGGAGAACCAATTGAGACAGATCAGAAGCATCGTAATATCCATTTTAGTTGTTTGCCTGGCTTTCACGGCCGGAGTACCTGTCAGTGAAGCGGCTGGCAGGGGAAAGATAGGCTTCGCCAGCGACATAACCGGAAGCCCCGGAGATACGATCACGGTAAAAGTTTATGTTGACATGACCATGGTGAGTGAATCGTGGGAACTCAATCCTAGTGTTGGCCTTGAAGGCTATGGCACCGCCTTTTCCTTCGTAAGCTGGGGAGGATGGGTTCAAGACGGCAATCAGGAGCGCCATTTCAGAGATTTGAAGTTGAAAATAGCTGAAGATGCCGTGCAGGGCGTATACCAGATTACCATAAACCGGGAAAACACGTTGTATCAGCTAAATGGTGTCGATGCGACGAGCTATGATACGTTCGACAAAACGATCACGGTTCTCGGATATACGGTAGCGCCCATTGCCGACCAGACGTTGAGCCCGCTGATCGAAGGGTATGATTCCGGTTCTCAGGAAACGATACCGATCGATACGACACGCACCGGCAGCGGCAATCTGGCCAATTTGCAAGCGCAGCTCAGCGGCGCGAACGCGAACGATTTCGTTGTGACACAGCCGCAGCCGAATATGTTGAATACCGTAGGGGATGCCGCTTCCTTCAGCGTCAAAGCAATAGATGGCCTTACGCCGGGCACGTATACGGCAACGGTAACCGTATCAGCCGACAGGATGGCGGCGGGAGCAACATTTTCGGTGACGCAGGTTGTATACCAGCGTCTGTCGATTACCAGCCATCCGCAGGACCAACTCGCGAAAGAAGGCGACGACGCAAGCTTCGGCGTAACGGCGACAGGCGGGAGTCCTACCTATCAATGGCAGGAGGATACAGGAGAAGGCTTCTCGAACATGGCGGGTCAGAACGGAGCGACGTTGAATCTGTCAGCGGTAACCGGGGATATGTCGGGACGCCAGTATCGCGTCGTGGTCGCTACCGGCGACGGGCAAACCGACACATCGAACGCTGCGCAGCTCACCGTGAAGAACGTTCCAGGTACGTTCGAGCTTCTTGGCGCTTCGGGATCCGACGGCAAAGTTACGTTGACCTGGACGCCGTCAAGCGGTGCGACCGTTTACAAAGTATACAAAAGCGAGACGGCAGGCAATTATGCCGGGGCGGAAGAACGCACAGTAGCGGCAAACGTATACGAGTACGAGTGGTCGGGGTTGACAAACGGCGCGACATACTACTTCAAGGTGAAAGCCGAGAACGAGGTCGGAGACAACACATCGAACGAGAAGAGCGCAACACCGCAGGTTCCAGCGCCTGGAGTACCGGTACTGGGGCTTGCTACACCGGGAGATGCCCGAATAAGCCTAACGTGGGATCCGGTGATCGGTTCCACGGGGTACAAAATATTCAAAAGCACGACCTCTGGCACTTATGGATCAGAGGAAGCTTCGGTAAGCGGTTCGGTATACGGTTATGATGTAACAGGATTAACAAACGGCACAAAGTACTATTTTGTCATCAAAGCGACGAACCCGGGAGGAGACAGTACTGCTTCCAATGAAGTGATTGCAACGCCGCGAACGGTTCCATCGGCTCCGACGGGCGTAACTGCGGTGGCTGGCAATGGACATGCAACGGTAAGCTTTACTACCCCGGCGAATGGCGGAAGCGACATTACTTACTACGAGGTTACGGCTATGCCGGGAAATATTACCGTAACAGGGACGGGGAGTCCGATCACGGTAACAGGGCTATCCAACGGAGTAGCGTATTCGTTTACGGTACAAGCTGTCAATAGTGCGGGCAGTAGCGTGGCTTCCGACGCCTCTAATTCCGTGACGCCGAGAAGGCCGTCCGACAGCAGTATGACATCGACGCCATCTCCAACGCCTGCTACTCCATCGCCTACGGTTGATGTATTTAATAGCAGCATTGTTAATGAAGCCAACTTAGTACAGACGATTGAATCCAAAGCAGCGGAAGCTAAGGAAGCAAATGCTGCAATGGACTTTGCTGATGCGCAAGGGCACTGGGCTGAAAAGACAATCGATATCTTCGTCCAATTGAATCTGATTAATGGCTACAAAGATGGTACGTTTAGACCGAACAGTCCGATCACACGCGCTGAGTTTGCAACGATTTTGAATCGCGCGTTCCATATCCAAGGTGGCAGCAATACGAGTGTTGTATTGAAGGACATCGACGCTACTTGGGCTAAAGATGATATTGAGAACCTAGTAGTGGCAGGGGTAATCAACGGCTACACGGACGGTACGTTCAAGCCGAATCAAACGATTACACGAGAAGAAATGACCGTCATGCTGTCCCGCATAGTAAACCTTAACAGCTTGGAGAAGGACACCGCAAAAGGCCATTTCAGTGATCTAAGTGATGCTTATGCAGTTGAGGAGATCCAAGTGGCAGCGCAGGCAGGTATCGTTAGCGGTAAAGGGGATGGAAGATTCGATCCCAAGAGCGATGCCACACGTGCAGAAGCGTTGCAGATGATCTTGAATGTGCTCAAGCTTAACCCACAGCTGAAGACGTTGTTGGATTCGCTTGCGTAATAGGTAGATGGAAGGCACCTAGTCGGGCTCCTTCGAATTCTCAGTACAGTATTCGAAATGATGAAGAACTTCCCGGAGAATTTCAATAATGAAATCACACTCACTTTCAAGTTCGATCCACAGAAAGTGAAGAAGGATCAAGAGGTTGCCGTATATTACTATGATGAGTTGAAGAAGGAATGGGTGAAAGTCGGCGGAACGGTAAGCGACAATCGCATTACTGTCAAAGTTAATCACTTTAGAACAAATAATTAGCTGTTGTTTTATAAAAGTCCGATCGGGGTCTTGACCCTGATTGGACTTTTTATTTGTCTGCGTGCCCAGAGGCAAGCATTATCTAGTTGCTGAAAGTCCAACCGAAGGATGAGCCAAGCCACCTTTGTAGCTAGGATACCTGCGTATGGCGAAATCTGTGCGTAGAAGCGTATCGACGAAAGTACCTGTAAGAGATTGGTGTGCGCAGATCGTCATGCGCGAACTTAAAGTTTTCTTTACATTTCACAAATGGGCTAATCTACTATGATAGAATCGAAGATATTTTGACGAATCTTGTAGCTAATAGCGTGAGCTTCAATGTTGGTGTGGCCACGCCAGACTTGGTGTAGGATAAAAAAGGGGGAACCGATTTGAAAAAGATAGCGGTATTATTGTTGGCTTTGATTTTATGTGCACAAACCTTCACTCCCGGTTCAAGGTCATTCGCATCAACCGTAGATGGGATTATTCTTACCTTATCTACAAACAAGGTTTTAGTTGATTCGGGTGAAGAATTCAGCTATCTCATTTACTATTCTACCTCTTCAACATTTGGCGACTATGCGGATCCTAGAATTTCGTTTACTGTCCCGCTAGGGGTAACGTTCACGAGTAGAGCGGACAGTTCGATTACGACGAGTACAGTTACCGATTCAATTGCTTTTCCGGGGCAGAAGGAGGTCACATTTCAATTTAAAGGCGGGATTTTGCCTGCGGGTGCAGCCGGTCAACTTGTGGTAAATGGGAAGTTTGAAAATTACGTTACGCCCGATGGCACAACGGCGACAACGAATGCCGTATTTACGGCAATTGAAAATGGCACTCTTGTATCAATGGAATTCAATGAGGCGACGGTGACCTCCCATGCATCCGCACCTTGGAGTATTGAAATGAGGAAAATACTTCCAATCCCAGAACCTTTTAAAGGCTCCGATGCGCAATATGAAATCGTCGTGAAACCTGTTAACGGGGACAAGAATGGTTCGCTAGATATTCAAGATATTGTCGTTACAGCGAGATTAGCTGCCGGCGCAGTATTCGTTTCGGCTGACAATGGTGGAACAACAGGTCCAGATAATACCGTAGTGTGGAATTTAAGCGACGGCCTTCGGAATGCGAAGAAGCTGAAACTTCTCGTCAATTTTCCTACTTCCATATCTGCAAATGAAGTGACTACAGGTGTGGAGATGAGTTATACACCTCTTGGTGGAACGCCCTTTACAATTGCTTCTAGTGTCACGCATGGCTTCGAAACATCGCCAAAAGATGCGGAAACTTCGTTTAATCTCTATGCCGTCCAACGAGAGATATCACATGGTCAAACCGTAAAATGGAACCTCTCTGGCTTATCCAACAAATCAAACGTAGCGTTGTATAATAGTGTATTGGAAATATTGACGCCTACTCACACGATATCGGGTACACCAATCGCACTGGAACTGCAGTCGGTCAAGATGGCCGCTTTTTCGGGTATAGCGACTTATGAAGTGTACTATACGTTAACAGAAGACCCTGCAGCGGTTGATTGGATGCAATGGACCACCACAAATGCAAGTACTTCAACAACTCTTAACGCTACAGAACTCGGAACTGTAAAAGGAATCCAGGTTAGATTCGAAACTTTACCAATCAACTGGAGCCAAGAGAGCGATTTTGAGTTTACGTATAAGGTTCCCAGCGATTTTCCCGTACCCTTGAGTTCAAGCGAGATCATCCGTTCGTCGGCTAATTATTATTATGTTTTTGACGGAGCTACGAAGAAAATATCTGATGATAGCGAGACTTCCATCGTAATGCATCGTCCGCTGCTTGAGCTGCAGAATACCGTTAGTCAACCAAGCGCAGCTCCTTCGGAAACCGTGACTTATACCTTATCGGTTACGAATCACGATCAGCTAAGCTCTGACAAGTTGGATAACCCCGTCATCTATAATATGTTGCCAGCAGATCTGGAATACGTGCCGAATTCGTTGATGATTACTAAACCAGCAGGCCTTCCCCTTGATCCAATGTTCACAGCTGAGCCCCAAGCTTCGGGTGAAACGAAATTGACCTGGAGCTGGGATGAGATTAACCCGGGAGTACTCCTCATCGGAGAAAAAGTACAGATCCAGTTTAAAGCGAAGATAAGACCGGGAACGCAACTCAAGACAGTCATGAATACGTTTGGCGTAGAATCGCTTCTTCTTTACTTGAATGACGTTAACTACAGTAATCATAAAACACCTATTAATACACCTAGTAATACACCTGCGGATGGGTTTTACCGAGTTGAAGCAACGAGCAGCATGACGGTGACTTCGAGTGCCGCTCTCCAATCCCGGTTGTGGGTAAAGGGAGAGTTGGATGCAAGCTGGTCGGAAACGACGGGATCTACGACTCCTGGTGGCCAAGCGTTGTATCGATTGGAAATCCAAAATATCGGCAATGTCCCAATGAAGGGACTCACCATCGTAAATCCATTCCCGCGGATTGGCGATACGGCTGTTCTTAATGGCAGTGTCCCGCGCGGAAGTCAGTGGGGTCCCGTGCTCATGGGAGCGGTCGATGCGCCATCCTATGTGACGGTATTTTACTCAACAACGTCTGGAATCAGTATGAATCCGACAACAGGGGTAGATAATGGCGTTTGGACAGCGGATCTTCCTGCCGATCCGACCTCGGTTACAGCAATTAAATTGATATTTGATCCCTACTATGTGATGGATCCCCTGAATACGACAACTTTGGAATGGGCGATGAGAGCGCCAGTCGGAGCGCCGACTGGCGGCGAGATTGCTTGGAACTCTTATGCTTATCGAGTGAAAACTGAATTAGGGCAGTCCCTTTTACCTGCAGAGCCTAATAAGGTCGGAATAAAGATTCAAAGCTCGCCAAAGGCTGAGATTGGTGATTTCGTCTGGCTTGATTCGAATGAGAACGGGCTGCAGGATGCGGGTGAGTCAGGGTTGAATGGCGTTACCGTCGAATTATATGACGCAATCGGCAACAAATTAGCGGAAACGGTTACTTCCAACAATTTCATAGGACAGCCAGGTGCTTACTTATTCCCGAATCTCGAACCAGGTGAATATCGGGTGGTCTTTAAACTGGCTTCTTCATACGAGGCTGTGAATCCCAAGCTCGTTACCTTGGAAGATGGAGAAAAAAACTCCTCCCTTAATGCAGGGTTAGTGCTTAAAAAAGGGAAGATCGGACACTATGTATGGGTCGATACGAATGAGAATGGGTTGCAGGATGCGGGAGAGTCAGGGCTGAATGGCATAAAGGTCCATCTATACAACGGGTCAGGCAAGCTGGCCACAACGACATCTGCAACGCATAACGGGCAAGACGGGCACTATGTATTCGATAATCTAAATCCGGGTAATTATCAGGTTGAATTTGTATTGCCGTCAGTTAAATACGGATTTACAGGGAAAACTGTAGGCGCCGATCCGACAATAGATTCCGATGCCGATCCGGCAACCGGGAAGACATCGGTGTTCTCGCTGGCGCAAGGGGAAGAGAACCTCACGGTTGATGCAGGCATCATTCAACTGCCGCCGTCTGGTGCACAAACAGCGACAGCATCACCAGCAACGCTGACACCTGTTGCTGGTGCGAACAATACCGTGACACTTACCGTGTATGATGAGCTTGGGAATACGGATACGAATTTCAACGGGGATTATAACGTGACCATCTCTGGCGCGGAGCAAGCGCCGAAGGGTTCATACGGAAGCTTTGCTGGAACGGCGATAAGCAGCGGATCACAGACGATCAGCGTGAGCTTCACCAATGGCGTGGCTACGCCAATCCTGGCGCTGCACAAGGCTGACGAGCAGACGATTGGGTTCAGCATTACTGGCGTAGCGACTCCTGCGACGAATACGCAGACGATTACGCCAAGTGTGGGCAGCTTGTCGGCGATGGAACTAACGCAAGATATTGTGGCACCTACAGCCAGTGGCGGTCAGTTCGCGCAGCAGCCGAAGGTGGCGCTTGTCGATGCATACGGCAATATACGAACAGGGGATAACAGCACCCAAGTCACCGTGGTGAAGAAGGATGCGGGAGCTTGGACGCTGACCGGAACGACTACCGTAACCGCAAGTGCAGGTGTAGCGACATTCAGTGATCTGGGTGCAACGAATGCGGAGCAGGTAACGGGCGTAAAGCTGGCTTTCCAGACTGGAACATTGACGGAAATTACGAGTTCAACGGTGACGTTACCGTGGTCTTCACTTACTGTACCAAACATTATATCAGTAACAGCTGGCGATGGTCATGCGGCTATTGGCTGGAATGGCGTGTATGGATCTGTTTCTTATGCGGTGTATCAACGTGAGGCTCATGAAAGTTACGGGGCAGCAATCGCGACCGTAGATGCATCCATACTTGAGTATGATGCTCTCGGATTGACCAACGGTACAACCTATTACTTCATGGTCAAGGCGATTAATCCAGCAGGAGTAAGCGATCCATCCAATGAAGTCAGCGCAACGCCGATGACGGTTCCGTCTGCCCCGACAGAGGTGCGGGCTGTTGGCGGCAACGGCCAAGCCACAATTACGTTCACTGCGCCTGATGATCAGGGCGGGAGTCCAATTACGGGATATGAAGTGACGGTATTACCGGATCAGCGTACCGTAACAGGTCATTCCAGTTCGATAACGATAACGGGATTGACCAACGGCAGTGCATATACATTCATCGTAAAGGCAATCAACAGCGTGGGCTTAAGCACGGCTTCTGTGGAATCCAATGCAGTTACGCCATACTCACCTTCCAGCGATAATAATGATGCATCACCGCCTGCTCGCTCAACAACGGAAGTAGAGGTGCTCGTTAACGGCAAGCGGGAAAAAGCCGGAATTGCAGCAACGACAGAGAAGAATGGTCGTACGATCATGACGGTAACGCTTGATTCGAAGAAGCTTGGAGACCGCCTTCAAGCGGAAGGCAGTCGTTCTGTCATTACCATTCCGTTTAGCACGCCATCTGATGCGATGATCGGTGTACTGAATGGACAGATGATTAAGGATATGGAAATCAAGCAGCAGACGATTGAGATTAAGACAGAGAAGGCGACTTACACCATTCCTGCACTGCAAATCAATATTGATGCCATCTCTGAACAGATCGGTCGAGACGTGAAACTGGAAGATATTCAAATTGAAATTGAAATATCCGAGCCTACCGAGGAACAATTGAAGATCGTGGAAAATGCGGTTCATCAGGGAGCGTATACACTCGTTGTACCTCCACTAAACTTCTCAGTCAGGGGCAGTTACGGTGATGTGACCGTTGATGTGTCCAAGTTTAACGCTTATGTAAGTAGAACATTTGCCATTCCATATGGTGTTGACCCGAATAAGATCACTACAGGCGTTGTGGTTGATCCAGATGGGACGGTTCGCCATGTACCTACCACAATCGAACGAATAGATGGTAAGTATTATGCAACGATTAATAGTCTGACAAACAGCACGTATGCTCTCATCTGGAAACCAGTGGTGTTCAAGGATGTAGTTAGTCATTGGGCAGAGAAAGCTGTGAATGAAATGGGATCACGTTTGGTGGTTAGTGGAATCGGTAGTGATCTATACAATCCGAATCAAGCGATAACCCGTGCAGAGTTTGCGGCGATTATCGTACGGGCAATGGGGCTTAAAGAGAATAGAGGGGTAACGCCATTCTCTGATGTGCGTTCATCGGATTGGTATAGTGGTGCAGTGCTAACCGCACTGGATTACGGACTGATCAGTGGTTATGAAGACGGAACCTTCCGTCCACAGCAGCGAATCACACGCGAGCAGGCGATGGTCATGATCGCAAGAGCGATGGAAGTGACGGGGCTTAGGAATCAACTTCCTGCTCAGGATTCTAACAAGATCTTGCAATCTTATGACGATGCGAAACAAGTGTCGTTGTGGGCAAGGGACAGTGTTGCCGATGTGTTGAAGGCTGGAATTATTACAGGAAGAAGCAACTCACAGCTTGCTCCACAAGCATTGATCTCACGAGCAGAAGTTGCGGTGATCATCCAGAGACTTCTTCAGCAGTCTAAGTTAATCTAACAGATTACATCAGCCACTTTCCTTGACGGTGCTTAGGTACCGTCAAGGAAAGTGGCTTTTTGTTTGCAAAAAAATCTTCGGAGGTGAATCCCAAGGTGGCAGCAATACGAGTGTTGTATTGAAGGACATCGACGCTACTGGATGGAAGATTAGATCCCAAGAGCAATGCCACACGTGCAGAAGCGTTGCAGATCATCTTGAATGTGCTGGAGTTTAACCCACAGTTGAAGACGTTGTTGGATTCGCTTGCGTATTATTAATAGGGAAATGAAAATGAGTGACGAATCGTAATCTTTGTTGAAAAGAGCATCCCTATCAGCAGGAATGCTCTAACGGTTTTAATGGGGCTAATATATGCTAAAACCTCACATAAAATAATCTAATGGTTGTACAAGAGCCTATTTGGACAGATTGCGGTTAATCTGGACTTATCTCTCCCAATAACGCCTCTCGCAACCGTTAGATTTTTGTGTCACCCTTTTTCGAGACATTAGCATCTGTGGCAACCCTTAAGCTGGTCACGTTGTCAGTAGCTCTGTGTAATGGGCCGTCCAACTTTATATCAGCTTATGTTTATACCACTGTTCTCCCTTAAATCTCAATCCAAAGATTATGCCTCGTACCGCCCATTCAGCGACCATTGCGATCCATACCCCCATCACGCCAAGCTGAAGCGTAACTCCCAATATGTAGCCAAGAATAACTCGGAATAGCCACATGGTGAGAAGCGAAGCAATCGAAGTGAATTTGGAATCGCCCGCCGCGCGCAGAGCAGAAGGTAATATAAAGCTCAATGACCAAACGATAGGCTGGGCGATTGAGATTAATAGAATGAGCTGGAAGATGTCTAATACAATAGATTCAGGTGGTGAGTACAGGTTAATTAGCCATGGAAAGATGAGTAATAAAATTGCCGTAATCAACACGAAGAAGATGCTTGAAAGGCCTAAGAATGATTTAATAAACTTTCTTGCATCGGCGATATCTCTACTCCCGATGCATTGTCCAACGACTGTAACAATCGCAACGCTTAATGCAGTTCCTCCGATTTGGAATAGCATAGATAATGAATTACTAATGGCATTGACCGTAATGGGCAATGTGCCGAGTTGAACGATATAGGTTTGTGTAATCAATTTCCCACCATTGAAGAACATTTGCTCCGCTGCAAAAGGAAGTCCAATAAACATTATTTTTTTCAAAAGCGAAACTTGTATTTTAAGCGTGTTTTTAAGCTTAAAGCGTAGCGTATGATTGTAACGTAAAAGATAGATTAGTGATGCAGCAGCTCCAATTACACGTGCACTAATTAAGGAAATCGCTAGTCCAAGCACACCCATATTCAAAATGGTAATGAATACGATGTTTAGAATAAAGTAGGACAGGTTTAGAATGACAGACAAGACGAGACAAGCTTTTGTCTCAGACACACCTCGTAAGGCTCCGACAACACCTTGATAGATGCCAATGAAGGGATAGGAGATACAACTGCCAATTAGAAATATTTTCGCATTAGCGATGACGTTTGAATCAGCACTACCAAATAGAAAGTTAATAATGGCGGAATTAAAAATGAGAACGAGCACGCAAATGACGATGGAAAGCGTAGCGACTGATGAAATCGCCTGATTTGCGGCACGAGATGCCTGCTCTTGATTTCGGCTGCCTGTGTATTGAGCGACGATAACAGTTCCACCAGTGGAGATCGCAATAAACACGCTAACAATGAAAATGTTTACCGAATCGACCATGCTTACTGCACTAACTGCTTCAACGCCTGAAGAGCTGACCATTGCTGTATTCAAAATGCTGATTAATACAATGAAGGCAGAATCCACAAAGATGGGTATAATCATCGAAAAGATTTGTTTGTAGTCCATCGAAGCTCCTGTGAAATATTTATTCAACAGGGAAATGATTGGAGTTTTCAAGTTAGTATTCATTTTTCGCATGATATCATCTCGTTCCAGTCTCACTCATCTGAGTATAGTTTGCGCTATTAATCTTGAATGCCTCTTTGGTTCAGTACATTCTCGACTTTATGTAAATGAGTTTTAATTAACTGGCTGGAAAGCTCGCTATTTTGAGCTGCTATGGCATCATAAATGGATTGATGCTCTTTGAAAAGCAGTTCGGATGAGGATTTATCCTCGAAAAACCACAGTTGACGAGTTTTTCCTATCGTTTCGGAAAGCTTATTAGAAAGTGAACTCATTAATGAATTAAGCAGATCATTATGTGAGGCGGCTGCGATAGCTAGATGAAATTCAATATCCGCCTGTTCACTCATTTGTGTATCGTTCATTTCCAATGCTTGTTGCATTTGTGTAATGATTTGTTTTAACTTCTCGAGATCCTTATCATTTCGACGCTGGGCAGCGAATGCAGCACTTCCACTTTCAAGCCAAATACGAACTTCCAATATTTCTCTCAAATTTTCCGATTCCTCGAATGGGTTCCGAGAGATGCTTTGAGAGGTAGGCAGTACTTTGTTGACGAAGGTACCTCCACCATGCTTCACATCTATCCAACCTGTAGCCTTTAATGCGCTCAATGCTTCACGAATGGTGGAGCGGCCTACGCCAAAGGAGGCACTCAAGTCAACTACGGACAGCAGTTTTTGACCAGGCTGTAAGAGACCTTCATCAATTTGTGAAAGAATGACTCTTTGCACAATCTCATGTCCCTTTTCTGTTTCTACCTTAATCGGCTGCATAGAGCTACTAACCTCCCGAAGATCTTATTATCGACTATACTGTACAACTATATTGCGTTATAATCAACATAAAGTCATCTGATGACCTGCTCACTTTTGCTTTGGAGGTATCGATCATGTTAAATGAAGCGGTAGTTAGACAATTACGAGAGATAGTCGGAGAAAAGTACTTTCGGATAGATCAAGAGGCATTAATTACACATTCCTATGATGGAACACCTATGCTACAGGCTTTGCCTGATGGCGTTATTTATCCAGAGTCAACAGAGCAAGTTTCAGAAATTATGAAAATTGCTAGCAGCAATCTAATCCCGATTGTAACAAGAGGCTCAGGTTCGAATTTATGTGGTGGTACAGTACCATTGCAGGGCGGAATTGTGATGGTTATGCATCGCATGAATAAAATCATTGAAGTGGATATGGAAAATTTAACAGCAACTGTCCAGCCGGGCGTAATTACAGGACAATTCATTACCCATGTTGAAGGGTTAGGTCTGTTTTATCCTCCAGATCCGAGCAGTATGAAAATTTCCACAATTGGCGGTAATATCGCTGAATGCTCTGGTGGTCTGAGAGGCTTAAAGTACGGAACGACGAAAGATTATGTCCTTGGCTTAACAGCAGTGCTGCCAAACGGAGCAATCTTACGGACGGGTGGAAAATTAACGAAAGATGTAGCGGGGTATGATTTGACGAAACTATTAGTAGGCTCAGAAGGGACACTTGCCGTCGTTACTGAGGCGATTCTGAAGCTTATTCCACAACCCAAAACAAAGAAAACGATGGTTGCGATGTATAAGGATATTTATGGTGCCGCGCGCACTGTATCTAAAATTATTAAAAATCAAATTATTCCAGCAACATTAGAAATATTAGATAATCCAACCATTCGTGTTGTTGATGATTTTGCAAAAATCGGGTTGCCTCACGATATGGCTGCAATTCTCATAATTGAGCAGGATGGAGAACCAGAGGTGGTTGAACGTGATATTGAAAAGATACGACTCATTTGCAAGGAAGAGCAGGCGGATCGTATTGATGTAGCAGCGGATCGTGAAGAAGCTGAAAAGCTGCTGACAGCGAGACGAAGCGCATTTACCGCATTAGCTCGCCTTCGTCCGACGACGATGCTTGAGGATGCAACTGTCCCTCGTTCAAAAATTGCGGACATGATATTGCGAACAAATGCCATTGCCCAAAAA is from Candidatus Cohnella colombiensis and encodes:
- a CDS encoding S-layer homology domain-containing protein: MRQIRSIVISILVVCLAFTAGVPVSEAAGRGKIGFASDITGSPGDTITVKVYVDMTMVSESWELNPSVGLEGYGTAFSFVSWGGWVQDGNQERHFRDLKLKIAEDAVQGVYQITINRENTLYQLNGVDATSYDTFDKTITVLGYTVAPIADQTLSPLIEGYDSGSQETIPIDTTRTGSGNLANLQAQLSGANANDFVVTQPQPNMLNTVGDAASFSVKAIDGLTPGTYTATVTVSADRMAAGATFSVTQVVYQRLSITSHPQDQLAKEGDDASFGVTATGGSPTYQWQEDTGEGFSNMAGQNGATLNLSAVTGDMSGRQYRVVVATGDGQTDTSNAAQLTVKNVPGTFELLGASGSDGKVTLTWTPSSGATVYKVYKSETAGNYAGAEERTVAANVYEYEWSGLTNGATYYFKVKAENEVGDNTSNEKSATPQVPAPGVPVLGLATPGDARISLTWDPVIGSTGYKIFKSTTSGTYGSEEASVSGSVYGYDVTGLTNGTKYYFVIKATNPGGDSTASNEVIATPRTVPSAPTGVTAVAGNGHATVSFTTPANGGSDITYYEVTAMPGNITVTGTGSPITVTGLSNGVAYSFTVQAVNSAGSSVASDASNSVTPRRPSDSSMTSTPSPTPATPSPTVDVFNSSIVNEANLVQTIESKAAEAKEANAAMDFADAQGHWAEKTIDIFVQLNLINGYKDGTFRPNSPITRAEFATILNRAFHIQGGSNTSVVLKDIDATWAKDDIENLVVAGVINGYTDGTFKPNQTITREEMTVMLSRIVNLNSLEKDTAKGHFSDLSDAYAVEEIQVAAQAGIVSGKGDGRFDPKSDATRAEALQMILNVLKLNPQLKTLLDSLA